Below is a window of Clostridium sp. JN-1 DNA.
AAGTACCGATATATCTGCTGGAGAAACACCAGAAATTCTTGAAGCTTGCCCTATATTTATTGGTTTTATCTTTTTTAACTTTTGTATAGCTTCTATTCTTAAACCTTTTACAGTATCATAATTAATATCAACAGGTATCATCTTATCTTCAAATTTCTTAAACTGTTTTATCTGTTCTAATTGTTTATTTATATAACCCTCGTATTTCGAAATTATATTTACTTCTTCTTTAATATCATTACTTATACTTGGTCTATTTTTATCTAAAGGTTCTAATTTAAAGTAGTCCAGTTCAGGTCTTTTTATTAATTCATATAAAGTTGTAGTCTTTTTTAATTCAGATGAACCCAGGGATTCTAAAAACTCTACTACTTCCTTCTTTGGTGTAATATTAACCCCTTTTATTCTGTTTATTTCCTCGTAAATAGAATTTTTTCTATCTAAAAACTTTTTATACCTCTCCTCAGTTACAAGTCCAGCCTTATATCCCATTTCAGTTAACCTTAAATCAGCATTATCCTGTCTTAAAACTAATCTGTATTCTGAACGAGAAGTCATCATTCTGTATGGTTCTTCAGTACCCTTAGTAACTAAATCATCTATAAGTACCCCTATATATGCGTCTGACCTCTTTAAAATTAAAGGTTCCATTTTCTTAATTTTAAGTGCAGCATTTATACCTGCAATAATACCTTGAGCAGCTGCTTCCTCATATCCTGAGCTGCCATTTACTTGTCCTGCTCCAAATAATCCTTCTATGTTTTTAAATTCTAATGAGAGTTTCAATTGCTGTGGATTTATGCAATCATACTCTATAGCATATGCTGTTCTTGTTATTTCAACATTTTCAAGCCCAATTATAGTTCTGTACATGGCAAGCTGCACTTCCTCTGGCAGTGAACTTGAAGCACCTCCGACATATAATTCTTCGGTATTTTCTCCTTCTGGTTCTATAAACAATTGATGCCTTTCTTTATCTGGGAACCTCATAACCTTATCTTCAAGTGAAGGGCAGTACCTTGGTCCAACAGATTTTATACTGCCATTATATAAAGGTGATCTATCTATATTATCTCTAATTACTTTTAAAGTATCTTCTGTTGTATAAGTAAGATAACAAGGAACTTGATCTCTATCTATATTATCGCTCATAAAAGAAAATGGAACTACTTCTTTATCTCCATTTTGAATTAACATTTTGGAAAAATCCACACTTCTTCTATTTATTCTAGCTGGTGTACCAGTTTTAAATCTTCTAAGTTCTACTCCTATATCTAAAAGACTTTGAGAAAGATCCTTTGCTGGAAATAATCCACTAGGACCGCCGCTATAGCTTACTTCTCCTATTACTATTTTCCCTTTTAAATATGTACCTGTTGCTAAAACAACAGCTTTAGTTTTAAAATATGCTCCATTTCTAGTTAAAATTCCACAAACTTTATTATTTTTTACATCAATTTTAGTAACTTCAATCTGTTTTAAATACAAATTAGCCTGCTTTTCTATAACATTTTTCATTCTTTCAGAATATCTTCTTTTATCAGCTTGAGCTCTAAGCGAATGAACTGCAGGACCTTTTGATGTATTTAACATTCTAGATTGAATATATGTATGATCTATATTAACACCCATTTCACCACCTAAAGCATCTAGTTCTCTAACTAAATGTCCTTTAGCAGTACCTCCTACACTAGGATTACACGGCATTAAAGCTATGCTATCCAAATTCATTGTACATATTAAAGTTTTACATCCAATTCTAGCTGCTGCAAGGGCCGCTTCACAACCGGCATGACCAGCACCAATAACAACTACATCGAATTCGCCGCCAAAGTATTCCATAAATATCTACCTACTTTCCTAAACAAAATTGAGAAAATATTTTATTTATTATATCTTCCTGTAAAGTATCTCCTACTATTTCTCCTAAGCTGCTCCAAGCATTTCTTATATCTATAGATGCTAAATCAATTGCTGAAGTATCTTTTAATGCTTGAATTGCTTGATTACAACTATACTTGCCTTTAATTAAAGCTTCTTTATGTCTTGTATTTGTCAAAATAAGTTGTTTAGATTTTATTTCTCCTTTGAAAAATAACTTCTTTATCTGCTTTTTTAATATATCTATGCCTTTTCCTGTCTTTACAGAAGTTTCTATTACATGGTCTTGATTAAGTTCCTTTATCTTATTAACATCTATCTTAGATGCTAAATCACTTTTATTTAACAAAACTATATACTTCTTGTCTTTTATATACTCAATAATTTTCTTATCTTCGCCGTCTAATTCTCTACTTAAATCTAACATCAATATTATTAAATCTGCTTGATTTATCTTTTCTTTTGATTTTTCGACTCCCATTTTCTCAATTAAGTCTTCCGTCTCTCTTATTCCAGCAGTATCTATTATCTTTACAGGAATCCCATTTATATTTATATATTCTTCAATAATATCTCTTGTTGTTCCGGGTACTTCTGTTACTATAGCTCTTTTTTCTTGAAGCAAATAATTTAATAATGAGGATTTACCAACATTAGGTTTACCAATTATTACAACATTAAGGCCTTCTCTAATTATTTTACCTTCTTCTGCTGTACTTAAAATTTGATCAATTTTTTTAACTACATTATTTAACTTTACTGAAACATCATCTGCAGTTATTTCTTCTAAATCTTCCTCAGGATAGTCTACTGTTGCTTCTATGCTTGCAATTGTTTCAAGAAGTTCTTCTCTTATCTCATTTATTTTCTTGGAGAGCACACCTTTTGATTGTTCAACTGCAGATTTCATGGATACTTCCGTTTTAGCAGTTATTATATCCATAATTGACTCTGCCTGACTTAAATCTATTCTTCCATTTAAAAATGCTCTTTTAGTAAACTCCCCAGGTTCCGCCATTCTCGCTCCCTGCTTTATAACCTCTTCAAGTATTTTTCTAGTAGCAACAATTCCTCCATGACAATTTACCTCTACAGTATCTTCAGCAGTAAAACTTCTAGGAGCCTTCATGTAACTTACAAGTACTTCATCTAAAGTGTCACCAGTTTCTTCTTCCACTATAAAACCATGCCTCATAGTATATGGTTTTATGCCATTTAAATTTTTATTATTTTTAGTTCTAAAGATATTATTAACTATATTTAAAGCATTATCACCAGAAACTCTTATTATTGAAATTCCACTTTCACTCAAACCACTACTTATAGCTGCTATAGTATCAAATTCTTTCATAATTTAAACTCCTCCCTATAATATAAAGCAAAAAGAAAGCCATAATATCAGGCTTTCTTTAAATCCACAACGATCCTTCTAAAAGGCTCCTCACCTTCACTGTAAGTATTTACATAACTGTCATTCTGAAGTGCTGAATGAATTATTCTTCTTTCATACGGATTCATTGGCTCAAGTTTTACAGGCCTTCTTGTTCTCTTTACTTTACCTGATATTTTTCTGGCCAACCTCTCTAGAGTTTCTTCTCTTTTTGCCCTATAGTTTTCCGTATCTAAAATAACCCGTTTATATTCAGCGTCATGTTTTTTATTTACTACAAGACTTATAAGATACTGAATTGAATCTAAAGTTTCTCCTCTATATCCTATAAGTATTCCCATATCAGGACCAGTTAATATTATATTTATAACATTATTTTCTTCTTTAATTTTTATCTCTGCCTTAATCCCAATACAATTTAACATTTCCCTTAAAAAAGTTTTTGCTTCATATATATAATCCCTTTTAACTGTAACTTTTATTTTAGCTGGCCTAGCCCCTATATTAAAAAAACCTTTTTTACCATGATCTAAAACTTCAACTTCAACCTTATCTTCTGTTGTCTTTAATTCATCTAAAGCATTTTTTAGAGCATCATCTACAGTTCTGCCTGTCATTTCAATAACTTTCACTTTTAAGTCACCCCCTAGGCTTTACTGGTGATTTTTACTATCGCTAACTTTTTTCATAATTAATGTTTGTGCTATTTGTATAAGATTGTTTATTACCCAATACAACACTAAAGCCGATTTTAATGACCAACTAATAAAAACCATAAATCCAGACATAGCTATATTCATGGTAGTTGTACTTTTAGCCTGAGCATTATCTCCAGTAGGCATCATTAATATTCCTGAATAATATGTAGTAATACCAGCAAGTAATGCAAGTATTATGTCTCTTTTAGCTAAATCTTGTATCCAAAGAAAATGTACTCCATTTATGCCTTGTAAATTATTGAAAACATAATAAAGAGCTATAAATATTGGCCATTGAATTAACATTGGAAGACATCCGCCCAACGGATTCACACCTTTTTCTTTATACAATTTCATCATTTCCTGTTGAGCTTTTTGAGGATCATTTTTGTACTTATCTTGTATCTTTTTTGTCTCCGGCTGTATTTTACTCATAATTATTGATGATTTTGTCTGTTTTATATTCAGAGGAAGTATTATTAGTCTTATTATAAGTGTAACTAAAATAATTGTTACACCATATGAAATGTCTTTATTTGGGATCACTGTTACTACACCTTGGTGTATGAAATTAAAAAATTGGACAAATGCATTGTTTAGATACTTCAAAATGTAAACCTCCTGATTACTTATTTAACTGGATCATATCCTCCTTCATTGAAAGGATTACACCTCAGAATTCTTTTTATAGACATAAAACCACCCTTTAATACACCATACTTTTCTATAGCTTGTATGGCATATTGAGAACAAGTCGGATAGAACCTACAACATTGTCTTTTTAAAGGTGATAAGTATTTTCTGTAAAATTTTATTAAAAAAACTAAAAATTCTTTCATTTAATTATACAGACCTGCCTTTTTTAAAAGATTTTTAAGAGCCTCATCAATTTCTTTATAACTCTTTCCCCTAGCAGCAGTTCTTGCTATAAAAACTAAATCATTATTTTTTGCTAAATAATTTTTATTTAGCCTGTAACTTTCCTTAATTAATCTTTTAGTTCTATTTCTAACTACACTTTTTCCTACTTTTTTACTTACCGATATTCCAACTCTATTTATATTTTTTTTATTTCTATAAACATATAGAACTAGTAAATGATTTGAAAATGATTTTCCTCTTCTATACACAACTCTGAATTCTGAATTCTTTCTTATCTTATTATCTTTCATTTACTTTGCTCCTTTTTTCCTGCAATTGCAGAAAAAGGCCACAAAAGCGGCCCTTATGCTGTTAATTTCTTTCTACCTTTTTGTCTTCTTCTTTTTATAACATTTCTACCTGATAAAGTTCTCATTCTTTTTCTAAAACCATGTTCAACTTTTCTTTGTTTTTTCTTAGGTTGATAAGTCATCCACATTGTAAACTACACTCCTTTCTGCAACAAGTATTTATAATATATCATCCTTACAAAATTCATTATAAATTTTTAGTAGGATTTAATTTAATCAATTACCAACTTATTACCATCCTCACAATTTCACTATTAAATTATATATTTACCTAGATATAATGTCAATATTATTATATCTATTCGTAAATTGAATTTTA
It encodes the following:
- the rnpA gene encoding ribonuclease P protein component, which translates into the protein MKDNKIRKNSEFRVVYRRGKSFSNHLLVLYVYRNKKNINRVGISVSKKVGKSVVRNRTKRLIKESYRLNKNYLAKNNDLVFIARTAARGKSYKEIDEALKNLLKKAGLYN
- the mnmE gene encoding tRNA uridine-5-carboxymethylaminomethyl(34) synthesis GTPase MnmE, which encodes MKEFDTIAAISSGLSESGISIIRVSGDNALNIVNNIFRTKNNKNLNGIKPYTMRHGFIVEEETGDTLDEVLVSYMKAPRSFTAEDTVEVNCHGGIVATRKILEEVIKQGARMAEPGEFTKRAFLNGRIDLSQAESIMDIITAKTEVSMKSAVEQSKGVLSKKINEIREELLETIASIEATVDYPEEDLEEITADDVSVKLNNVVKKIDQILSTAEEGKIIREGLNVVIIGKPNVGKSSLLNYLLQEKRAIVTEVPGTTRDIIEEYININGIPVKIIDTAGIRETEDLIEKMGVEKSKEKINQADLIILMLDLSRELDGEDKKIIEYIKDKKYIVLLNKSDLASKIDVNKIKELNQDHVIETSVKTGKGIDILKKQIKKLFFKGEIKSKQLILTNTRHKEALIKGKYSCNQAIQALKDTSAIDLASIDIRNAWSSLGEIVGDTLQEDIINKIFSQFCLGK
- the yidC gene encoding membrane protein insertase YidC — protein: MKYLNNAFVQFFNFIHQGVVTVIPNKDISYGVTIILVTLIIRLIILPLNIKQTKSSIIMSKIQPETKKIQDKYKNDPQKAQQEMMKLYKEKGVNPLGGCLPMLIQWPIFIALYYVFNNLQGINGVHFLWIQDLAKRDIILALLAGITTYYSGILMMPTGDNAQAKSTTTMNIAMSGFMVFISWSLKSALVLYWVINNLIQIAQTLIMKKVSDSKNHQ
- the rpmH gene encoding 50S ribosomal protein L34; this translates as MWMTYQPKKKQRKVEHGFRKRMRTLSGRNVIKRRRQKGRKKLTA
- the mnmG gene encoding tRNA uridine-5-carboxymethylaminomethyl(34) synthesis enzyme MnmG; translated protein: MEYFGGEFDVVVIGAGHAGCEAALAAARIGCKTLICTMNLDSIALMPCNPSVGGTAKGHLVRELDALGGEMGVNIDHTYIQSRMLNTSKGPAVHSLRAQADKRRYSERMKNVIEKQANLYLKQIEVTKIDVKNNKVCGILTRNGAYFKTKAVVLATGTYLKGKIVIGEVSYSGGPSGLFPAKDLSQSLLDIGVELRRFKTGTPARINRRSVDFSKMLIQNGDKEVVPFSFMSDNIDRDQVPCYLTYTTEDTLKVIRDNIDRSPLYNGSIKSVGPRYCPSLEDKVMRFPDKERHQLFIEPEGENTEELYVGGASSSLPEEVQLAMYRTIIGLENVEITRTAYAIEYDCINPQQLKLSLEFKNIEGLFGAGQVNGSSGYEEAAAQGIIAGINAALKIKKMEPLILKRSDAYIGVLIDDLVTKGTEEPYRMMTSRSEYRLVLRQDNADLRLTEMGYKAGLVTEERYKKFLDRKNSIYEEINRIKGVNITPKKEVVEFLESLGSSELKKTTTLYELIKRPELDYFKLEPLDKNRPSISNDIKEEVNIISKYEGYINKQLEQIKQFKKFEDKMIPVDINYDTVKGLRIEAIQKLKKIKPINIGQASRISGVSPADISVLLIYLEKEYRKEKYK
- the yidD gene encoding membrane protein insertion efficiency factor YidD, translated to MKEFLVFLIKFYRKYLSPLKRQCCRFYPTCSQYAIQAIEKYGVLKGGFMSIKRILRCNPFNEGGYDPVK
- the jag gene encoding RNA-binding cell elongation regulator Jag/EloR is translated as MKVIEMTGRTVDDALKNALDELKTTEDKVEVEVLDHGKKGFFNIGARPAKIKVTVKRDYIYEAKTFLREMLNCIGIKAEIKIKEENNVINIILTGPDMGILIGYRGETLDSIQYLISLVVNKKHDAEYKRVILDTENYRAKREETLERLARKISGKVKRTRRPVKLEPMNPYERRIIHSALQNDSYVNTYSEGEEPFRRIVVDLKKA